The Methylocella silvestris BL2 DNA segment ACGGTGAAGATCACGGAGATCGGGTGCAGCTGGGTGATGACCGCGATGCCGGTATCGCTGGTCTGCACGTAATTGCCGGGATCGACAAGGCGCAGGCCGACGCGGCCGTCGAGTGGCGACACGATGCGAGCATAGGTGAGATTGAGCGTCTGCGCGTCGATCTGGGCCTGATCGGCCTTCAGCGCCCCCTCATATTGCTTGACGAGATAGATCTGGTCCTCGGCGGTTTGGCGGGCGATCGAATCCTGCTTCAGCAACGTCTGGAAGCGCTGCATATTGTTGCGCGCCTGATCGAGCAGGCCCTGGTCGCGGTCGCGTTGCCCTTCAAATTGTTCTTTGGCGACCTGATAGGGCCGCGGATCGATCTGGGCCAGAAAATCGCCTTTCTTGACCATCTGGCCTTCTTTGAAGCCGACGTCGATCAACTGTCCGTTGATCTGCGTCTTGACCGTCACATTAGCGAGCGGCGTCACCGTCCCAAGCCCGCTGACGAGAATGTTGATGTCGCCCTTTGCGACGGTTGCGACGCCGACCGGCTGCGCCTGGGCCGCCTGCGGCGCCGGCCCTGTGGCGCTCGAATGGTCCATCTTGATGAAGCGATAGGTTCCGAAGGCGATCAGCGCGGCGAGCACGATGAGGATCGCCCGCCGCAGCGTCGACTTGGCCGGCGCGGTCGCGCCGACCGGCTGCAGCGGCGCAGGAGTCGATTTCGGCGCCTTCGCCTCCTCGCGAAGATAGACCGGATCGAGGGGGTCTGTGCCCGGCGGCCGGGTGCGGTCATCCATGAAATTGGTCCAAAGCGGAGCTTCGCCTTATGAGAATCGCCAGATCCGATTATCGCGGCAGGCAAATGAACAGGCCATGTCCGCGAAGTGAGATCTTCTCCGGCGTTCGCCGGGGCAGCGGCTTACTCCGCGGCGACGCGCAAATCTTGCGCGTCAATGAAACATAATGATGGCCGAACTCTAATCAATTCTTTGTAGTGATTAACGTTCTTTTGATTTGCCAGCTTCGGCCTCGCCGTAGCCGCTGTCTATAAGCGCGGCAGCAGGGGGTTGGAGTCTTCGATCTCCGCAATGGCCGGAAGATCCTTGACGTTCCAGCCGCCGCCAAGCGCCTCGATCAACTGGACGGTGGCGATGTATCGATTTTGCCGGATGGTTAGCGCCGAAGTCTGGTTGGTCAGCAATTGCGCCTGCGCCACGACGACGGCCGTGAAGGCGACCGTGCCGGCGGAATATTGGTTGAGCAGGACGTCGACTTCTTCCTGCGCCGCCCTGACGGCGTCGTCCTGGACCTTGGCTTGCTGCGCCAACAGGCGCAGGGCGACGAGCTGGTCCTCGACGCCCTGAAACGCTGAAAGCACCGTCTGCCTGTAATTGGCGACGCTTTGATCATAGGTTGCGCGTGCGGCGTCCACCGTGGCGCTGCGCAATCCGCCGTCGAACACCGTCTGCGCCGCAGCCACGCCGACGCTCCACGCCTCATTGGCGAGGGAGACGGCGAGGGGCCCGCGGCCGGCGAAGCCGAAGGCGCCAGAGAGGCTGATGTTCGGATAATAGGCGGCGACGGCGACGCCGATCAGCGCGTTTTGCGCCTGCATGGAACGCTCGGCCGCGGCGATATCGGGCCGGCGTTCGAGCAGGACCGAAGGCAGGCTCACGGGAACCGTGGGCGGCGTCGTCTTGAACGGAGCGACCGCGATGTTGAGTTCGGCCGGCGGAACGCCGATCAGCACCGCGATTGCATGCTCATATTGGGCGCGGGCGATGCCGGCG contains these protein-coding regions:
- a CDS encoding efflux RND transporter periplasmic adaptor subunit — translated: MDDRTRPPGTDPLDPVYLREEAKAPKSTPAPLQPVGATAPAKSTLRRAILIVLAALIAFGTYRFIKMDHSSATGPAPQAAQAQPVGVATVAKGDINILVSGLGTVTPLANVTVKTQINGQLIDVGFKEGQMVKKGDFLAQIDPRPYQVAKEQFEGQRDRDQGLLDQARNNMQRFQTLLKQDSIARQTAEDQIYLVKQYEGALKADQAQIDAQTLNLTYARIVSPLDGRVGLRLVDPGNYVQTSDTGIAVITQLHPISVIFTVPEDELQAILDRMNTGAELPVSIFDRAYVNKLATGKLSNVDNQIDATTGTIKIRAEFDNLDDKLFPNQFVNAQLLIDTLRGAVTAPVTAIQRGAPGTYVYLVGADDKVVMRKVTLGPQEGGRVAITAGLAPGDRVVVDGTDRLRDGAEVSIAAIDGVATDPPAKDQAGATPDGKSGHGSRRHGQQPGAQ
- a CDS encoding efflux transporter outer membrane subunit; this translates as MTFRASFPALASIVALAAGLCGCAVGPDYMKPSAPTPIRYKELKGWKTATPLDGADRGQWWAPFRDKTLDSLISQVSISNQTVIGAEAAYRTAKSLVREAQAGLFPTVSLNYSGTGTHSGSKTSGFNTGSSSTLFTSDLATNASWTPDIWGLVRRSIESNAAGAQLSAADLANTTLASQSLLATAYFNLRAADALKDLLERTAKEFQRTLEITQRQYTAGTVSKADVATAQAQLFNTQAQAINAGIARAQYEHAIAVLIGVPPAELNIAVAPFKTTPPTVPVSLPSVLLERRPDIAAAERSMQAQNALIGVAVAAYYPNISLSGAFGFAGRGPLAVSLANEAWSVGVAAAQTVFDGGLRSATVDAARATYDQSVANYRQTVLSAFQGVEDQLVALRLLAQQAKVQDDAVRAAQEEVDVLLNQYSAGTVAFTAVVVAQAQLLTNQTSALTIRQNRYIATVQLIEALGGGWNVKDLPAIAEIEDSNPLLPRL